The genomic region GTGACCGTGCTCAGGCAGGTATACCCGGGCACAAGTGTTTCTTTAGGTATGCAGGACCCAAGCTGGGTTAACGTCAACACTGGATTGGGCCCAGAGGTGAATTGGGAGCCAGGGCAGTTCCTCAAGGACTGGCATGATGTGCATGTGGAAGATTTGCTCAGAGGTGTTTCCATAGAGTGATGAACGAGATCCATGAACTAAAGACATAATGACTAGAAAGATACCACCAATATCACTTGTGTTGTTTGCTCTCTAATCTTCCTATTTGCTCTCTAATCTTCCTGATTACTATTTGAAGGAAGAGAAGGACATGCATACAGGAGTTATCTTGACAAAAAGGAAGTCAGGGTATCCCTTCTGCTTCTGGATGGTGACACCTGGATAAGAAGTGAGGTGATGGTTTTCCACTGTGGTGAAGAGATCCACTATGGCAGTGgtgacaaacctttggcactccagatgttatggactacaattcccatcagcccctgccagcatagccaattggcagggcctgatgggaattgtagtccataacatctggagtgccaaaggttcgccaccactacactATGTGATAGCCAAGTTGTTTGATGATGTGGTGAAATAGTGACTTGCTGAGAGTCTATTCCCTTTCCTGAATTGTTGTCCTGCTCAGTCAAATCTGCCTGGATGTTGCAGGATCCTTATATGTTTggcttcatttattttatttatttatttcattgcatttttataccaccctcccccaaggggctcagggcagtgtccaacattgagcataaaacaattaaaacagccgGCTGCTTCAGAGCCACATCTCATAGGGATTGCCATTGGCTTTGTCTCCTGTTGTAAGGGGGGATACTACCGCTAAGCCATCTGAGGCACAGATGCTCACCTAACAGGCCAGATGACACACAGGTTGGCAGCTGCAGAAGTCCCAGGCCACGGGACTCTTTATAATTGGGGCAGTATCACCCTCTGAAGGTCCATCTTTGGCTTCCCCTTCCGAATGTCAGGACCCTGACTAGTTTGGCTTTCTGGAACGGGAACAGCAATCTCCCTTCCCCAGTTGTGTTTTTTCCACCTTCTCTGTTGAAGTGGGAAAGTTTATTATTGAGCCTGGGCAtccctcttccttcccactgTTTTGAGTTCTTTGGAAGAGTTGTGGAGATTTGGGTCAGATTTTATTTGAGGCTACACAGGGAGgtgcctggctggctgctgcgATGGGGCTGGGTTGGTTTCCTTACCTGTGTAGTAGAGCGATTCACCATTCAGCTGAGTATAGCTCTCTTCCCCCCCGGGCTCGGCAGAAAGAATTTAATGAGGAATGGGAAATATCAACCCCTGAGCGTTTTCCATGAAGATTAtatcatggggtagaaaatgttgacagagagaaatttctctctcacaatactagaaccagggggcattcattgaaaatgctggggggaagaattaggactaataaaaggaaacacttcttcacgcaacgtgtgattggtgtttggaatatgctgccacaggaggtggtgatggccactaacctggatagcttgaaaaggggcttggacagatttatggaggagaagtcgatctatggctaccaatcttgatcctccttgatctgaggttgcaaatgccgtagcagaccaggtgctcaggagcagcagcagcagaaggccattgctttcacatcctgcacgtgagctcccaaaggcacctggtgggccactgcgagtagcagagtgctggactacatggactctggtctgatccagctggcgtgttcttatgttcttatgtatttcaCAGCCGCTCTGGGCCTGCCTTTGcgccaggaaaggggggatattttgttgaataaaataaaaataattgcagCCATATTAGTCTGTAGTTGAACAGTTAGTAATCTAAATGTTGTGAGAACACATTGAAGCCTGAACGTTTTTCATGGGTATGCTGGGGTAAAATACACAgcaatataggatgggtgacacctggcttgacaaccgtgcttgtgaaagggatctgggagtcttagtagaccataagcaGAACATGAgtcatcagtgtgatgcagcaaccaagaaagccaatgtgattctgggctgcatcaataggagcatagtgtctagatcagtggtggcgaacctatggcacgggtgccagaggtggcactcagagccctctctgtgggcacacgcaaacagagtgcccccccacacacacatgtaggctggcctgggctgtggggcttgattattaacattaaacctaagacctagttttggggaagcagtgtaggtaaccctgttaagcgctgttaaaccccactgattttcatgcgaagaactaaagcaggatctttacctgggagtaagctcggttgctggcaatggggcttgtttctgagcaaactctcctagggttgtgattcacccgttggaagagttgcacggttgcttcaaagcaaagccaccaactaccaccaagcttactcctgagtaatgcatgcctcggagccaaccattttttctaaactaaaacctcagtattcaggttaaattgccatgttggcactttgcattaaataagtgggtttggggttgcaattcgggcactcggtctcgaaaaggttcgccatcactggtctagatcaagggatgtgatAGTACAACTGTATTCAGACCAcagctggaatactgtgtctagttctgggcattgcaatccaggaaggatattgacaagctggaatgggttcagaggagggcgaccaaaatggtcaaaggtctggaatccatgccctacaaggagagacttggggagctaggtatgtttggtttggtgaagagaaggttaagaggtgacatgatagtcctgtttagatatttgagaggatgtcatgttggtgagggagcaagcttgttttctgctgctccagagaccaggaccaggagtcatgggttcaaggtgaaggaaaatgcTTGGCTATTGTGAgtacactgacacacacacacacaccccacccacaataACGGGAGGTTTGGAAGTGCAGGCACCCATGATTTAAAACAGACATATTGGAGACAGATTTTACTGTAACCCTGTCTCCGCTGTAGCCTCGAGggccagtgtggggtagtagttaagagcagtggactcttatctggagaaccgggttcaattccccattcctccacatgagcagcggattcttatcgggtgaactggatttgtttccccactcctacacatgaagccttgctgggtgaccttgggccagtcacagttctctctgaactctcccagccccgcctacctcacaagttgtctgttgtgtggagagtaagggaaggagtttgtaagcctctgagtctccttacagaagaaaaagcgGGGGATAAACGACTCCTCTGCTActgctactattactactactactagggggcagcagtggcgtaggaggttaagagcaggtgcactctgatctggaggaagcgggtttgattccaagctctgccgctggagttgtggaggctgatctggggaattcagattagcctgtgcactcccacacacgccagctgggtgaccttgggctagtcacagcttttcggagctctctcagccccacccacctcacagggtgtttgttgtgaggggggaagggcaaggagattgtaagctcctttgagtctcctataggagggaaaggggggatataagtccaaactcttcttctcttctactgctATTCAGAGTGTAGCACTAGCTCCGACATCATTAACTTTAacattaaatccaaactcctcttccactTTTGGGCCCAAACAAGGCTAACCCCACTCTCTTATATCCGTCTTCCATTACACAATACCTCGACACGGTGTTTGATGTTCACGCTTTCTTTAATGCCCTGGGGCAGAGAAGCAGCCAGGGGAGTTCCTCGCCCTCATTCCTCGTCAAATTGGCCCGGAGGCGCTTTCCGCAAGCGCAGACCCTTCCTCTCCATTTGGCGCCCCTAGCTTCGGCGACTCTTGTGCTGCTTTGGGACCCGTTTCCCGTTCCAGGGGGTACACCATGAAAACGACATCCCTCCAAGGCGGCAGGGCAGGGTGACCGGGTCGAACGAGTTCAAAGCCCAGGTAGCTGAATGCCCGGAGTAAGTTACCTGCAGGGGGAGAGGCACAGTTAAAACTCAGGTTGCGGACAGGTGGGGGGAGTAAAGCCCACAACTGGACAGCAGCAGCGGTGTGATCAATCTGGATCATTTGCAGGCCTGGGTGTGGTCCTAAAATACTCTTGATTACCCCGGTGGAGGAGCTGCAGCAGAAGATGAAGGGCAGCATAACTCTATTGATTCTCTACACCagagtggcgtcgtggttaagagcaggtggattcttatctggagaaccgggtttgattccccactcccccacctgaggggcagaggcttatctggtgaaccagatgggtttccgcactcctgcattcctgctgggtgaccttgggccagtcacagttctgaataactctctcagccccacctacctcacaaggtgtccattgtggggagaggaagggaaagcagcttgtccgccacctggagtctccttacaggagagaaaggtgagatatacatCCAAAACTCCTACTCCTTGGACATCTCAGGGGCTTTTGAAACCACTGATTGTGGAATTCTTCTGGAGTTGCAACTGGGAGGTAGTGTTTTGTGCACTGGTTTTGTTTTTGAACTGGAAGCGCCGCTTTCAGATGGTGCTGGGGGAATGCTGCTTGGTTCCTTCTTGTCCCTATAACTACATTAAATTTCTGAGAGAGGTCAGCTGGAGATCTAGGCTGGTCTGTCACTGTAGCGTGGGTGACTTCTCTAATTTTGACCTTCCAGCGGACTGGAGGAAGCCTGTAGAAACCTAGAACTGGTCCCTTGAGGCAGTTTTGGGGTTGACGTGGGCTGATAAACCAAAGCAACAAGACAGAAATCTATTGAGCAATGGGCTTGACCCAAGATTTAGGTGTTCCCGGTTCTAGATGTGGATGAACTCCCTTGAAGAAGCAAGTCCCtggactggggtgggtgggtggtggtggtactgCTGCCCTCACGCTAGAGTCCCTTCTCCTTTTTGAAACCATTTGAGGTATAggatttttacttttccttcaacccccccttccccccacaattaTTTATGTTTCGATGTTTTGTGGGAGAAGATGATAttgtatatagcagtgatggcgaacctatggcacgggtgccagaggtggcactcagagctctctctgtgggcacgcacacccaAAGTTCAGCATGGGggtgggcggaaaatcacacacacacacccccacacacacacatctaggctgtcatgggcacgatcctttacctgggagtaagctcggttgctggcaatggggcttgcttttgagtaaacccttctaggggcgtgattcacccattcgaagtgtggcacggttgcttcaccaagcttattcctgagtaatgggcacctcaaagccaaccgtattttctaaactaaaacctcagtattcagattaaattgctgtgttggcactttgcaataaataagtgggattggggctgcaatttgggcactcggtctcgaaaaggttcgccatcactggtatataggtTCCTTAATAAATAAAGCacttgttaattttgccattccacTCCAATGTTTAGAATCTACTGCGACTAAGAAAACTAGGGTTTAATGCCCAACACGTTTGGTGGAGGAGGATGGTACTGGATATCGGTACCTTTATAAAGCTTTTTGACCCTTTTGCCATTCTAGTCCGACATTTAGAATCTGCTGTGACCAAGAAAACCAGGGTTTGTCACCAAACATGGCCTCTCTTACCACGGTCAGATCGACATTTCCGGAAGTTGACAAACACCCGGTCCACGTCCGTCTCTTCTTCCACGTATTCCAGGGTCGCGGTCAAGCTGCAAGCAGGAACAGCCGCAGTGACCGGAAAAAGAAGTGTCATTAGGAAAAACACATCTGCCTTCCCAAACACATACACTGTCCAAGCTAGGAGACTAAAGCTTGTTTTTCATTCCAGATGTGTAGCTGTGTTAGCCTGTTAACAGCAGtattaaggtgccactgaacttaATTTTGACTTGCTGGTTCTGAAGGTtgcaacatagaatcatagagttggaagagaccccaagggccatcgagtccaacccccctgccatgcaggaacacaccatcaaagcactcctgacaggtggccacccagcctctgcttaaaaacctccaaagaaggagactccaccacatctTCAGTCAGATTTTTGTTCACTGATTCTCTCCCTTAAGGGACCAATTTATTCATCCATAACAGCATTAGCTGTATGGGATCTAGTAaccagatcagcaaatatatacagtcaaaccaatactaacaAAATTTTAGGCCAGCCAAACCTAAGAAACATGGgctgtatatatagtgatacaaggcaatgagctaattggtatatgcaattagtttgagtataaattcaatagataaattcataaaccgttcataaagattattcataaagatatattgtgcttacatgataagtaatattcaactggatataaaggtgccttatggacaatgtttatgacatcctatacaatgcctttgagaatttattactaagtacagtcccattacgtttctttagttgcctatgtgccctcattatatgttttgttattacctttatatccagttgaatattacttatcatataagcacaatatatctttatgaataatctttatgaacggtttatgaattatctattgaatttatactcaaactaattgcatataccaattagctcattgccttgtatcactatatatacagtccatgtttcttaggcttggctggcctaaaCAATTTTTAGTATGGGATCTAGTAACATCAGCTTGTCCTGAcctggaggccccttccgcacatgcagaataatgcactttcaatccactttcacaatggtctgcaagtggattttgctattccgcacagtaaaatccagctgcaaagtacattgaaagtggatcgaaaatgcattattctgcatgtgcggaaggggccccaatCTCGTCAGATATTGAAAGCAAAGCAGTGTTAGTGCTGGtttggacttggatgggagaccactaaggagtCCACAGTTGCAacacagtggcaggcaatggcaaaccacctctgttcacctcttgcccagacccagatggtccaggctacCATAATCTTGTCCAGTCTTGGAAGGTAATCACAGTTGGCCGTGGTTAgtttttgcatgggagaccaccaaggaagtccagggttgcaatacagcagcaggcaatagcaaactacctctgaacatctctacgagcagcagtggtgtagtggttaagagcaggtacactgtagtctggagaactgggttcgattccccactctgtcacttgcactgtggaggcttatcaggggagctagattagtctgtgcactccaacacacgccagctgggtgaccttgggccagtcacagctcttcgacgctctctcagccccacccacctcacagggggttcgTTGTGAggcggtgggggagggaaaagagattataagcccctttgagtccttacaggagagaaacgggggtataaatccaaactcttcttttcttgaTCTGGACGGCTTAGAAAAGTTCAATTATATGCCATTTTAATGACATACCATCTCAAAACAacaactggggggcgggggggggtgtcggtCAGTGTACtacataataaaacaaaccaGCACAATTACACCATTAAGTGGCTCCCATCTTAAACAGCTGACTCATTTGCAGACACCTCGTAGGAACAAGTGTCCCAAAGTttaccaaaaaataccaaaatagACTCCCTGATCTTATATTGTTCCACAATTCATTTCTTGAAACCATGCCAGCATCGTGGAAAACGACATTCAAAATAATGCATGTTGTCGTGTGTACATAAAATTcgtgcataagcataagcattttattgtcattttgcacacacaacgaaatttacagcagcattcctcgatgcacacaatttcagactcataccccatcctccctttccccttcctccatccatccctACACGGCCCCAAACAcatcttaacctactgcatctgtgtatggttctccagttgcacagtggcagataggaaggcgctccaaagggtgatcactactgcacagaggattatcggctgccctctccccggaagaactctataattcccaaagcctaaagaaagcccaaaatattctgagagacccgtctcatccagcacactctctttttgaactgttaccgtctggcagacgatacaggtctatcaaaaccaggacaaagaggcttagagacagcttctactctagagctgtggcgatgctgaactccgtggcttcgtgttgatgtgtttggggctgtgtagggatgggtggaggaaggggaaagtgaggatggggtataaTGGACATCGGCCATACCGCAATCACCGTTCACCTGTCTCGGCTGCAGCGTTCCAGGGCCTGGTGAGGCGCGTCAAGGAAGAGCATCTGCCCTTGCAGTAAACCATGCCAATGTGTTGCGCCCGGGATGCCGAGCTTGAAATGGAAGTCCAATTGAACTGGGCCGTCAGGAAGCTCCCGGTCCCCAGCAAGGACAGTCAAATCTCCAGCCTGTTGGAAATAACAACATTCTCATATCGTGTTTGCAGTCAATTCTGAAACAAAACACCCCAAGCTAGCAAGCCGCCGGTTCAGGCTACGCCTCGTATAACAGCTTCCAAGCTTGAAGAattctgtgtaacccccatgctcagcatgggttgacccagaaaggggtggagactcaaagcagcagaaggctgcagagctcatgtagtttggaggagaccaggctaccagactcggaccttggtttgtataagctgTATAAGCAAtgctgttgggaactagtgggaaggtagttgtttattttttgctatgttgtaaatgttggagtttattgtttcagagtttttttatgtttgtaatgggtgagagttctcctggaaaccttcatcatgttgaatcctgttcatcaagcccttggagtcttcaggagccaacccacttgcaaagaagaattggacttggcagtatcagtagactgtaaatataaggactcgaaaatgcaacctgaacaggaccttgaagtgtgatgttaaatgttgatgttatatgttaagaaagtaaaccattttgttttttttaaatttgttgttgcaaactcattccaagttctgccccacagaacccacagatagaggttacatttgcaaaaaaataataacaggacATCAAGGACAGGAAAACCATCCCTATTAAAATGAATgtggctgctacacagaggctaGCATTGATCTTGTTTGCATAAAGCTGATTGCAAGTTCTTTAACATTATTAGTTGCCAgatgcattttaattttgtttttccatAGGTGGGGAATTCGTGGTCTGTTGTGACTAGTTAGCCAGCTATCTAGTTCGCTCTGACTTGCTCCTTCTGCACTGCCCCGCATTTTTTTCGAATACTTCATTtagctcaaaggagagccataatgctcaccaggtttaatgttattgccttctgccttgttacatggcagatttaataagcaagaaaaggctaaaagattgtgcccatgtaacgatggctcagttgaatctctggcccaccaattactacactgtctcaggttcaaggaaatcagatccaagtatgtgaatcttactccttcacatttaccccatcttccaatttaattagattacactacttgttggacaatcctgatccttctctatgtatgatagtggcagactttctcctggaaattactaaacgccagtagatttccttcgacctaacatttatttcctgtattgtatatgctttttaatctgttttttattattgttgtactgttgtctatgccaataaaggcttgctaaaaaaaaacaacttcatTTAGAATCTTGAAGTTTGCAGTGTTAGTGCCATACTGAATGCATGTTGAGTGGCAATAGTTTTCCAAATGAACAGGGACTTTCATTTGAAAAATCAGGGACACGTTTGTTGATGTCATGAAACGTCTCACCTTATATACCTCTTTTAGGTTTGTTCCGTCTCCTTCAGTTGTGTGTCCCTGGGCTGAGCAACCGCCCTCGAACTCAGGAACACTGCGGGCAGCGACGGGGCCGGATACTCAAGCGCTCACACTGGGTAAGGGTTGAGCTTtttggaaaaagaagagaaaaggatgACTTCTTAGGAAGCAGATTGTGGCCTGCAGCAATTTGAGCAGAAGGGAGCAGCGTAATTTGTCTTGACAAGAGAGAACCTCCTGGCGTAGCAGCTGGGCGGCCATTTTGTTGTGCCTCTGacaaaaaaagttgaaaaaccagaatttggaggaggaggaagaagaagaagaaggagaaggagaagaaggaggaggaggaggaggagtttggatttatatcccccctttctctcctgtaggagactcaaaggggcttacaatctccttgcccttcccccctcacaacaaacaccctgtgaggtaggtggggctgagagagctccgagaagctgtgactagcccaaggtcacccagctggcgtgcgtgggagtgtacaggctaatctgaattccccagataagcctccacatctcaggcagcagagctgttcctccagattagatacacgagctcttaacctcctacgccattatatttttaatataatacttttaaaattattttctaatttatATAAAATTCCAGaatacaaaagacaaaaaaaatcaaaaataggatacaggaaatgaaaacaaaaaccatacagtaaatataaaatactaaattattatttttttaatcggGGAGTCATACTTCCCCTTACTTAATTACCACTGCTTTACTAAAAATATGTCAACAAAAATCACAgtgcatattcatttttttttgggggggggggagtttagccattaattttttaatttacaaaatatgc from Sphaerodactylus townsendi isolate TG3544 linkage group LG01, MPM_Stown_v2.3, whole genome shotgun sequence harbors:
- the OAZ3 gene encoding LOW QUALITY PROTEIN: ornithine decarboxylase antizyme 3 (The sequence of the model RefSeq protein was modified relative to this genomic sequence to represent the inferred CDS: deleted 1 base in 1 codon) encodes the protein MGPFRYLSEGGSGAGPHFARGKAPAKETLQIQDHTHILSLSWTKRGKIRNCLHPFYSPFPYFNGFYERCLQYRWKMTPFDRSSTLTQCERLSIRPRRCPQCSEFEGGCSAQGHTTEGDGTNLKEVYKAGDLTVLAGDRELPDGPVQLDFHFKLGIPGATHWHGLLQGQMLFLDAPHQALERCSRDSLTATLEYVEEETDVDRVFVNFRKCRSDRGNLLRAFSYLGFELVRPGHPALPPWRDVVFMVYPLERETGPKAAQESPKLGAPNGEEGSALAESASGPI